One part of the Chrysemys picta bellii isolate R12L10 chromosome 14, ASM1138683v2, whole genome shotgun sequence genome encodes these proteins:
- the LOC122173933 gene encoding 5-hydroxytryptamine receptor 3A-like isoform X2: protein MTRWLIFILVNYVALGLTASQETCSYWDVMSNLSIADANPRLMSVRPVTDWREPSIIRIDVTLHATLDLDEKLQILTSLVRFQMSWKNQFLTWDPQNFCGISKISIPVDSVWKPDLFVSEMTEDPQSPTVPFMSLSSDGTINQWKPIRIVSTCSLDIYKFPFDTQKCNLTFGPYVHTVQDIVVVPKSNSSAVTQASQENYAKSEWLLGKVDVLSNNVSTEEKEWSQVTYQITIRRVPILYVINLIVPAGFLVLVDVASMFIPMEGGERLGFKITVVLGFSVLLLILNDLLPNSEVTPILAVRPDVPQWLKIWVLKHLAFILRIDTGEVSESNVAGVRNTNKATSVVEKEADIQTRRCLQKEHDSAEIKLLKKVLLELLMIRRHMIMSKREEEAKSEWNMVAFVLDRFILICYLLTVFIILITVVVVWAF, encoded by the exons ATGACAAGATGGCTTATATTTATACTGGTCAATTACGTGGCATTAG GTCTGACAGCCAGCCAGGAGACATGCAGTTATTGGGATGTGATGAGCAACCTGAGTATTGCAGACGCTAATCCTCGCCTGATGAGCGTGCGCCCAGTGACTGACTGGAGAGAGCCCTCTATCATCAGAATTGATGTCACCTTACATGCCACCCTGGACTTG GATGAGAAGTTACAAATCCTTACGTCTCTAGTGAGATTCCAAATG AGCTGGAAAAATCAGTTCCTCACTTGGGATCCCCAAAACTTCTGTGGAATCTCTAAGATCTCCATCCCTGTGGACTCTGTATGGAAGCCGGACCTCTTTGTCTCTGAAAT gACTGAAGATCCTCAATCCCCCACAGTTCCTTTCATGTCCCTCTCCAGTGACGGCACCATCAACCAATGGAAACCAATCAGGATAGTGAGCACTTGCAGCTTGGATATCTACAAGTTTCCATTTGACACCCAGAAGTGCAATCTGACCTTTGGTCCCTATGTGCATACAG TTCAGGACATAGTGGTGGTGCCCAAGTCCAACTCCTCTGCAGTTACACAAGCTTCCCAGGAGAATTATGCAAAAAGTGAATGGCTCCTCGGGAAAGTGGATGTTCTGAGCAATAATGTATCCACTGAGGAGAAAGAATGGAGTCAAGTCACATATCAG ATAACCATACGGAGGGTACCAATCCTCTATGTCATCAATCTCATAGTCCCTGCCGGTTTCCTGGTGCTTGTGGATGTTGCCAGCATGTTCATACCGATGGAAGGAGGCGAGCGGCTGGGGTTTAAAATAACAGTTGTTCTGGGATTCTCTGTGCTCTTGCTGATATTGAACGATTTGCTTCCCAATTCAGAAGTCACGCCAATCTTGG CAGTGCGACCGGATGTGCCCCAGTGGCTGAAGATCTGGGTACTGAAGCATTTGGCTTTCATACTTCGCATTGACACAGGAGAAGTTAGTGAAAGCAATGTTGCGGGAGTCAGGAACACAAACAAAG CTACTTCTGTGGTGGAAAAAGAAGCAGACATACAAACCAGGAGGTGCTTACAAAAAGAACATGACAGTGCGGAAATTAAACTGCTGAAGAAGGTGCTCCTGGAGCTCTTAATGATCCGTCGTCACATGATCATGAGTAAGAGAGAAGAGGAGGCCAAATCAGAGTGGAATATGGTGGCCTTTGTCCTTGACAGATTCATCCTGATTTGCTACCTCCTAACAGTATTCATTATTTTGATAACAGTTGTGGTAGTTTGGGCTTTCTAA
- the LOC122173933 gene encoding 5-hydroxytryptamine receptor 3A-like isoform X1, with translation MTRWLIFILVNYVALGLTASQETCSYWDVMSNLSIADANPRLMSVRPVTDWREPSIIRIDVTLHATLDLDEKLQILTSLVRFQMSWKNQFLTWDPQNFCGISKISIPVDSVWKPDLFVSEMTEDPQSPTVPFMSLSSDGTINQWKPIRIVSTCSLDIYKFPFDTQKCNLTFGPYVHTVQDIVVVPKSNSSAVTQASQENYAKSEWLLGKVDVLSNNVSTEEKEWSQVTYQITIRRVPILYVINLIVPAGFLVLVDVASMFIPMEGGERLGFKITVVLGFSVLLLILNDLLPNSEVTPILGVFCAVCLVIMIISIVDSIFISYMLHLSAVRPDVPQWLKIWVLKHLAFILRIDTGEVSESNVAGVRNTNKATSVVEKEADIQTRRCLQKEHDSAEIKLLKKVLLELLMIRRHMIMSKREEEAKSEWNMVAFVLDRFILICYLLTVFIILITVVVVWAF, from the exons ATGACAAGATGGCTTATATTTATACTGGTCAATTACGTGGCATTAG GTCTGACAGCCAGCCAGGAGACATGCAGTTATTGGGATGTGATGAGCAACCTGAGTATTGCAGACGCTAATCCTCGCCTGATGAGCGTGCGCCCAGTGACTGACTGGAGAGAGCCCTCTATCATCAGAATTGATGTCACCTTACATGCCACCCTGGACTTG GATGAGAAGTTACAAATCCTTACGTCTCTAGTGAGATTCCAAATG AGCTGGAAAAATCAGTTCCTCACTTGGGATCCCCAAAACTTCTGTGGAATCTCTAAGATCTCCATCCCTGTGGACTCTGTATGGAAGCCGGACCTCTTTGTCTCTGAAAT gACTGAAGATCCTCAATCCCCCACAGTTCCTTTCATGTCCCTCTCCAGTGACGGCACCATCAACCAATGGAAACCAATCAGGATAGTGAGCACTTGCAGCTTGGATATCTACAAGTTTCCATTTGACACCCAGAAGTGCAATCTGACCTTTGGTCCCTATGTGCATACAG TTCAGGACATAGTGGTGGTGCCCAAGTCCAACTCCTCTGCAGTTACACAAGCTTCCCAGGAGAATTATGCAAAAAGTGAATGGCTCCTCGGGAAAGTGGATGTTCTGAGCAATAATGTATCCACTGAGGAGAAAGAATGGAGTCAAGTCACATATCAG ATAACCATACGGAGGGTACCAATCCTCTATGTCATCAATCTCATAGTCCCTGCCGGTTTCCTGGTGCTTGTGGATGTTGCCAGCATGTTCATACCGATGGAAGGAGGCGAGCGGCTGGGGTTTAAAATAACAGTTGTTCTGGGATTCTCTGTGCTCTTGCTGATATTGAACGATTTGCTTCCCAATTCAGAAGTCACGCCAATCTTGG GTGTTTTCTGTGCTGTGTGCCTGGTGATCATGATAATCAGCATTGTCGATTCCATCTTTATCTCCTACATGCTGCATCTCTCAGCAGTGCGACCGGATGTGCCCCAGTGGCTGAAGATCTGGGTACTGAAGCATTTGGCTTTCATACTTCGCATTGACACAGGAGAAGTTAGTGAAAGCAATGTTGCGGGAGTCAGGAACACAAACAAAG CTACTTCTGTGGTGGAAAAAGAAGCAGACATACAAACCAGGAGGTGCTTACAAAAAGAACATGACAGTGCGGAAATTAAACTGCTGAAGAAGGTGCTCCTGGAGCTCTTAATGATCCGTCGTCACATGATCATGAGTAAGAGAGAAGAGGAGGCCAAATCAGAGTGGAATATGGTGGCCTTTGTCCTTGACAGATTCATCCTGATTTGCTACCTCCTAACAGTATTCATTATTTTGATAACAGTTGTGGTAGTTTGGGCTTTCTAA